One window of Carcharodon carcharias isolate sCarCar2 chromosome 25, sCarCar2.pri, whole genome shotgun sequence genomic DNA carries:
- the LOC121269493 gene encoding uncharacterized protein CXorf65 homolog, translated as MFITVLYGDNEYALFNANCKTQILLDCIKKNCHYETEAEVDLADDSGQVKNLPQNQHCYTSDILTERQVYILLGVSKPACASTPMYMPLLNNNNIVNSKFLAKLGARLDSLTQFPGKAMKSNKKSPSPSPSRSSTADGKQSASPHGRRKNTPTPRSGKHTQDT; from the exons ATGTTTATTACCGTGTTATATGGAG ATAATGAATACGCTCTCTTCAATGCAAACTGTAAGACTCAGATTTTGCTGGACTGTATCAAAAAGAACTGTCACTATGAGACTGAAG CTGAGGTTGATCTAGCGGACGACAGCGGACAAGTGAAGAATCTACCACAAAACCAACATTGCTACACCTCTGACATCCTGACTGAACGACAAGTTTATATTCTTCTTGGTGTGAGCA AACCAGCCTGTGCCTCGACACCCATGTATATGCCATTACTGAACAACAATAATATTGTCAATTCCAAATTCCTAG CTAAGCTCGGAGCCCGGTTAGACTCTCTCACTCAGTTCCCAGGAAAAGCAATGAAGTCGAACAAAAAGTCcccatcaccatctccctctcgcTCATCCACTGCAGACG GTAAACAGAGTGCTTCACCCCACGGCAGACGTAAAAACACCCCAACACCTCGGTCTGGGAAACACACTCAAGACACTTAA